A single window of Mycosarcoma maydis chromosome 1, whole genome shotgun sequence DNA harbors:
- a CDS encoding uncharacterized protein (related to IES1 - Subunit 1 of the INO80 chromatin remodeling complex) — MASASPMPDDDGATKPKTQPSNPPALAIVRQNASNLPRNLPVKRYDGDPLGRADVQHSLLCYLFSDTRRVFTNPRPIHGAQDVKASGSGTGSGSTNPVAVPAPVYPFGMSAGCVRPSGETEEEYQEWKQSRERYLRWKKRLARKEKLARKAAAAAGAAGSNEDAANTDAETNGNEEKDELADGGNDDDGDPAQAEGAADDEDLDDDNEPFDENEYPKAGAAKLTFKELYIEALLNSTKCTKSMRDKVLDDEEYAEDFAKVCLLVNVGRINTTLAFYPEMKTILRSYHPIPSLQNNENTRRNMQDAPRMKSLLKGVLIDTERPAPPTAGPSAGQPIKPPKPNALSEEAPSDFREVIKRFRAGTTPPTSVVTLIFLLSLHANEVTEMHFPTPHDSHSLFYPHADHPLPSRQRANAFMWILYHYLEGPATRPPGELPNPFDDETSLNAAKDAADAYANKLTDEDRKKRANAPWKGIVNPDWQKWKLAQDKANGEADESAVRITKKDAAGDNVKKEAVKDGDVSMDDNADGQDNKEGADQGMGKEPPSYLHRLMVPTLVTMTKEEAATENVDTEEEIRWGKQMQSERATFLAKFQDEEGANKAGFAGSPAPSAGAGSGKMRRIGGHSSASNAAADRGSLSEADSSRLKRRHPGAAAGDVSKRSRMASPIDLDESSLDADATEAAAGDAAALANPLTTDPYLNPAVAISDRIRRPLWDLDLSVPRQHRVSDSLPHIAWTRILERAQRGVGDACYESDEDEFALEEAREPERSRSEICRILTGLQGVVRHDVFDQDNHKVRVKYGGYERDAANENGGAEYAGSYRRTSVDRPRLDLYSSSTPVPRQKYEQEEGRRTEDVDDLEEALLGGEPEPRRRSIGRNGYPPVRA, encoded by the coding sequence ATGGCATCTGCATCCCCGATGCCAGATGACGATGGTGCAACCAAGCCTAAAACCCAGCCTTCAAATCCTCCAGCCCTAGCGATTGTCAGGCAGAATGCTTCCAACCTTCCACGAAATCTCCCGGTCAAGAGATACGATGGAGACCCGCTTGGGAGGGCAGACGTACAGCATTCGCTCCTCTGCTACCTCTTCTCGGACACCAGGCGCGTCTTTACCAATCCACGTCCGATCCAcggcgctcaagacgtCAAGGCGAGCGGCTCTGGCACTGGCTCTGGCTCAACGAATCCGGTCGCAGTGCCCGCACCCGTCTACCCATTCGGCATGTCGGCAGGCTGCGTGAGGCCAAGCGGCGAGACTGAAGAGGAATACCAAGAATGGAAACAATCAAGGGAACGCTACCTCCGCTGGAAAAAGCGCCTCGCTCGCAAGGAAAAGCTCGCACGCAAAGCTGCCGCCGCGGCTGGAGCTGCCGGATCGAACGAAGACGCTGCAAACACCGACGCCGAAACCAACGGCAACGAGGAGAAGGATGAACTCGCTGACGGCggcaacgacgatgatggcgacccagctcaagcagaaggagcagcagatgacgaagacctcgatgacgacaacgaGCCTTTCGACGAAAACGAGTATCCCAAGGCTGGTGCAGCCAAGCTCACTTTCAAGGAGCTCTACATTGAGGCTCTCCTGAACAGTACCAAATGCACCAAGTCTATGCGTGACAAGGTcctcgacgatgaggaaTATGCAGAGGACTTTGCCAAGGTCTGTCTTCTGGTCAATGTCGGTCGGATCAACACCACGCTCGCGTTTTACCCAGAGATGAAGACCATCCTTCGCTCCTACCATCCCATTCCATCGCTGCAGAACAACGAAAACACACGGCGCAACATGCAGGATGCTCCCCGAATGAAGTCGCTTCTGAAAGGTGTCCTCATCGACACGGAGAGACCTGCTCCTCCCACTGCTGGACCATCAGCAGGTCAACCCATCAAGCCGCCCAAGCCCAACGCGCTCAGCGAAGAGGCACCCTCCGATTTCAGAGAGGTCATCAAACGCTTCCGCGCTGGCACCACGCCGCCAACGAGTGTAGTGACACTCATCTTTTTGCTCTCGCTGCATGCCAACGAGGTGACGGAGATGCACTTCCCTACGCCGCACGATTCGCATTCGCTCTTCTATCCGCACGCAGACCACCCTCTACCCTCAAGACAAAGGGCCAATGCTTTCATGTGGATTCTCTATCATTACCTCGAAGGTCCGGCGACTCGACCGCCGGGTGAGCTGCCGAATCCGTTTGATGACGAGACGTCTCTCAACGCTGCcaaagatgctgctgatgcgtACGCCAACAAACTCACAGACGAGGATaggaagaagcgcgccaACGCACCATGGAAGggcatcgtgaatccagaCTGGCAAAAATGGAAGCTGGCGCAGGACAAGGCAAACGGAGAAGCTGACGAGAGCGCTGTACGTATCACCAAGAAGGACGCGGCTGGCGACAATGTGAAGAAGGAGGCGGTCAAGGATGGTGATGTGTCGATGGACGACAACGCTGATGGACAGGACAACAAGGAGGGGGCCGACCAAGGTATGGGTAAGGAGCCGCCTTCGTATCTGCACCGTTTGATGGTGccaacactcgtcactATGACCAAAGAGGAAGCGGCAACGGAGAACGTCGACACAGAAGAAGAGATCCGATGGGGGAAACAGATGCAGTCAGAACGAGCTACTTTCCTTGCCAAGTTTCAAGACGAAGAGGGTGCCAATAAAGCGGGATTTGCGGGCTCGCCTGCGCCTTCTGCTGGAGCTGGTAGTGGCAAAATGCGACGTATTGGCGGTCACTCCTCTGCATCTAACGCGGCTGCTGATCGCGGTTCGCTTTCTGAAGCCGATAGCTCTCGGCTCAAGCGACGTCACCCCGGTGCAGCGGCTGGCGATGTCTCGAAAAGATCGCGTATGGCTAGCCCAATCGACCTTGATGAATCTTCTCtggatgccgatgccacTGAAGCTGCGGCCGGGGATGCGGCTGCGTTAGCCAACCCGCTTACTACCGATCCATACCTCAACCCTGCCGTTGCCATCTCGGACCGCATCCGTCGTCCACTTTGGGACCTCGACCTGAGTGTGCCTCGACAACACCGCGTTTCGGACTCACTTCCGCATATCGCATGGACGCGTATCCTTGAGCGCGCACAACGCGGTGTCGGCGACGCATGCTACGAaagcgacgaagacgaatTCGCGCTCGAAGAGGCACGGGAGCCCGAACGCAGTCGTTCGGAAATCTGCCGCATCCTAACAGGACTCCAGGGCGTAGTGCGACACGACGTGTTTGATCAGGACAACCACAAGGTCAGGGTCAAATACGGCGGATATGAGCGCGATGCCGCCAACGAAAATGGAGGCGCCGAGTATGCCGGTTCGTACAGACGCACGTCGGTTGACCGGCCCAGACTGGATCTCTACTCGAGCAGCACACCCGTTCCAAGACAAAAGTATGAGCAGGAAGAGGGCAGAAGGACCGAAGACGTTGATGACCTGGAAGAGGCGCTCCTAGGCGGTGAGCCCgagccgaggaggaggagtATTGGCAGGAACGGCTATCCGCCTGTTCGTGCTTGA
- a CDS encoding uncharacterized protein (related to LRP1 - nuclear exosome-associated nucleic acid binding protein), translating into MSSLRQSPLPTLQALSSSFTELNTILQPLLSHNYGSLNSALQSNSSSTKENTEDELHGRLDAARMQVSVAYVLLDLVWILLKTKGVDTKDHPVMQELERVKSYFGKIKSVQDKEKEPAGEQSVKVDRSAAGRFIRAALAGEPGTTQGKHTKFEEETPVKVKQTEETPKKTEAKEVKAAGSTPTSNKKKRPAMDPFEGYDKPKTIKTASATPTAKSTDSAASTPSKKHKKSKKTSASK; encoded by the coding sequence ATGTCGTCATTACGGCAGTCCCCACTACCCACACTACAAGCCCTTTCATCCTCGTTCACCGAACTGAACACAATCCTTCAACCTCTGCTCTCGCACAACTACGGATCGCTCAACTCGGCATTACAATccaacagcagctccaCAAAGGAAAACACCGAAGATGAGTTGCACGGTCGCCTCGACGCCGCACGAATGCAAGTGTCGGTCGCGTATGTACTGTTGGATCTAGTTTGGATTCTGCTCAAGACAAAGGGAGTGGACACAAAGGATCATCCAGTGATGCAAGAGCTGGAACGGGTAAAGAGCTACTTTGGCAAAATCAAGAGTGTACaggacaaggagaaggagccGGCTGGTGAACAGAGTGTCAAGGTGGACAGGAGTGCTGCAGGTAGGTTCATCAGGGCTGCGCTGGCGGGCGAGCCGGGAACCACCCAGGGAAAGCATACCAAGTTTGAGGAAGAGACCCCAGTGAAGGTCAAGCAGACCGAGGAGACACCAAAGAAGACCGAGGCCAAGGAGGTGAAAGCGGCTGGCTCGACACCAACGtcgaacaagaagaagcgccCTGCAATGGACCCTTTCGAAGGCTATGATAAGCCCAAGACCATCAAGACGGCTTCGGCTACACCAACGGCAAAATCAACAGATAGTGCAGCCAGCACACCTTCGAAAAAGCACAAGAAGAGCAAAAAGACTTCGGCATCAAAGTGA
- a CDS encoding b mating type locus, bE1 allele, translated as MSSDPNFSLISFLECLNEIEHEFLRDKGENYPVLVRKLRELQQKIPNDIANLPRDPETIQQIHQTTHRIRAVAQAFIRFDQKFVSLCSEVVHGTSKVMQEFNVVSPDVGCRNLSEDLPAYHMRKHFLLTLDNPYPTQEEKETLVRLTNESTARVGQSSVNRPPLEVHQLTLWFINARRRSGWSHILKKFAREDRSRMKHLVRAKLSSSNQSTPPSSTSDSLSNNLDDVLSDNLGRPLTPVDKQQFEDDWASMISWIKYGVKEKVGDWVYDLCAASKKTPKPGMPRPVTTVAKRHPARKTKPAAKPKSRTANPRASTTPSIDSTLDSSKLESTPELSMCSTADTSFSTFGSSLSMSHYNPFQDGNDILQSPTVKARGNRKVKALPKRAGKQQPDEVDNDKQEKFSTSIFDNATEEIKPHLSGHTQVNGGGQTISYLSNQLTAFPRFGTLGSAQLQLPILHTESLSSNSLSTAFG; from the exons ATGTCCAGCGACCCGAATTTCTCGCTCATAAGCTTCTTGGAGTGCCtcaacgagatcgagcacgagTTTCTGCGAGATAAAGGGGAGAATTACCCCGTTCTCGTGCGTAAACTCCGAGAGCTGCAACAAAAGATACCCAACGACATTGCAAACCTACCCCGCGATCCCGAAACGATCCAGCAAATTCACCAGACTACACACAGGATTAGAGCCGTTGCCCAGGCATTTATACGTTTCGACCAGAAGTTCGTCTCTCTGTGTTCCGAGGTCGTTCACGGCACGAGCAAAGTCATGCAGGAGTTCAATGTCGTAAGTCCTGATGTAGGGTGTCGAAATCTTTCGGAGGATCTTCCTGCGTATCACATGCGTAAACACTTTCTCCTTACTCTCGACAACCCTTATCCGACTCAAGAAGAGAAAGAAACCCTCGTTAGGTTGACCAACGAATCCACAGCAAGAGTTGGCCAGTCCAGCGTAAATCGTCCTCCGCTCGAGGTTCATCAGCTCACGCTATGGTTCATTAACGCACGCCGTCGTTCTGGATGGTCTCATATTCTGAAGAAGTTCGCACGCGAGGATCGTTCACGGATGAAACATCTGGTACGGGCCAAGCTGTCTTCATCAAACCAGTCTACTCCTCCTTCATCGACGTCTGATTCTCTCTCAAACAATCTAGACGACGTTCTATCAGACAACCTCGGACGACCACTCACACCTGTTGACAAGCAGCAGTTCGAAGATGACTGGGCAAGCATGATCAGCTGGATCAAGTATGGCGTGAAAGAAAAAGTTGGAGACTGGGTCTATGATCTCTGCgcagcgagcaagaagacTCCGAAGCCTGGCATGCCACGTCCCGTCACCACAGTAGCGAAGCGCCATCCAGCGCGCAAAACTAAACCAGCCGCAAAACCAAAGTCAAGAACAGCGAACCCGCGAGCAAGCACAACACCTTCCATTGACAGCACCTTGGACAGTTCAAAGCTAGAGTCGACTCCAGAACTCAGCATGTGTTCGACAGCGGACACGAGCTTCAGTACATTCGGGAGCAGTCTCTCAATGTCTCACTACAATCCCTTTCAGGATGGAAACGATATTCTACAGAGTCCGACAGTCAAAGCCAGGGGCAATAGGAAAGTCAAAGCGCTTCCGAAGCGGGCTGgaaagcagcagcctgacgaggtcgacaaTG ACAAACAGGAAAAATTTTCGACGAGCATCTTCGACAATGCGACTGAGGAGATCAAACCACACCTATCAGGACACACGCAGGTCAATGGCGGCGGTCAGACCATCTCGTATCTCTCGAATCAGCTTACCGCTTTCCCACGCTTTGGAACGCTTGGATCGGCGCAATTGCAGCTGCCAATCCTGCACACGGAATCACTCAGTTCTAACAGCCTTTCTACTGCGTTTGGCTGA
- a CDS encoding b mating type locus, bW1 allele, with translation MTLPPLPRISQTAPRPTCFLPLSLEGPNQQALSRKLSKLGIGSVCRDTLEEIFIEYLRKLRRVYEAQYENAFVTWQQENLYEEAYDQAFRKLLNRLFAMHSQETWHMVLDEVSKVFRTDSSLTVTQRDNASYEGAPLKTGRGHDSEAVRILEQAFKHSPNITPAEKFRLSEVTGLKPKQVTIWFQNRRNRKGKKNLNVEPTESTQPDLSPSRHESPPPSSPSRDFTLSEKKRKSYGVLGRSSPDCTDPDSDSPSSSLKKPRVSSVCSKLSDGSSSSYEYNDVFTQWGSPSSHSTSLSSESSGLSDFESPRRPRNIFDYMRPRAMDGKAVAAMPRLTISAPQHPHCATASDQKSPFLYELQDSTFFDGTRLDLSGLQLNLGGFADDKDFRESVQMALSMSSSEQGSSRSASSSSWASTQATTDDDGWVDEEDFDSGFAACHTKPIDRTLLGQASLTPPDHCNSNTAPGQASRQEIFQAPCVSGSHPANHSQTSADENPSISIPFSQSALFDSDSFGLDQLFESASIPAHLPSTLSHSQQQGFGQMPFVDPNMQSFEEIEQDLDLDMTDIQEFLGGDIFASSLPGSQQSNGCVGSADANVQGSNGGASIGEGILHMDFDPYSNSFSLA, from the exons ATGACGCTACCACCACTACCAAGAATCTCACAAACCGCACCAAGACCGACTTGCTTCCTTCCACTCAGCCTAGAGGGTCCGAACCAACAGGCCCTCAGCCGCAAATTGTCGAAGCTTGGTATAGGTAGCGTCTGTCGAGATACACTCGAGGAGATCTTCATAGAGTATCTGAGGAAGCTACGACGAGTGTATGAGGCGCAATACGAAAATGCGTTCGTCACATGGCAACAAGAAAATTTATACGAGGAGGCTTATGATCAGGCGTTTAGAAAGCTGCTCAATCGTTTATTCGCGATGCATTCGCAGGAGACTTGGCACATGGTTCTCGACGAGGTCAGCAAAGTCTTTCGAACTGATTCTTCCCTTACCGTAACCCAGAGAGATAATGCTTCCTATGAAGGAGCGCCCCTCAAGACTGGTCGCGGACACGACTCCGAAGCAGTCCGAATCCTGGAGCAGGCCTTTAAACATTCACCAAATATCACCCCAGCCGAGAAGTTCCGACTTTCAGAGGTCACTGGACTCAAGCCAAAGCAAGTCACTATATGG TTTCAAAACCGCCGTAACCGGAAAGGGAAGAAGAATCTCAACGTGGAGCCTACGGAATCAACCCAACCGGATCTTTCGCCTTCCAGACACGAGTCACCTCCTCCCTCATCGCCCAGTCGCGACTTTACCCTTTCCGAAAAAAAGCGCAAATCATACGGCGTGTTGGGTCGTTCTTCCCCCGATTGCACCGACCCCGACTCTGACTCGCCCTCGTCAAGCCTGAAGAAACCTCGGGTGTCAAGCGTATGTTCGAAACTAAGCGATggctcctcttcttcgtacGAGTACAATGATGTCTTCACGCAGTGGGGTTCACCATCGTCGCACTCAACTAGCTTGTCGTCAGAGTCGAGCGGCTTGAGCGACTTTGAAAGCCCGAGAAGGCCGCGCAATATCTTTGATTACATGCGCCCTCGTGCAATGGATGGTAAGGCCGTTGCTGCTATGCCAAGGCTGACGATTTCGGCACCACAGCATCCACACTGTGCCACTGCTTCGGATCAAAAGTCCCCTTTCCTGTATGAACTTCAGGACAGTACTTTCTTCGATGgcactcgactcgacctCAGCGGCTTGCAGCTCAACCTGGGAGGCTTTGCCGATGACAAAGACTTTCGAGAAAGTGTTCAGATGGCGCTtagcatgtcgagctctgAGCAAGGATCCAGCCGAAGcgcgtcgtcgagctcgtggGCCTCCACGCAGGCGACGACggatgacgatggctgGGTCGACGAAGAAGATTTTGACTCAGGGTTTGCAGCTTGTCATACCAAGCCCATCGACAGAACTCTGCTGGGCCAAGCATCACTCACGCCTCCGGACCACTGTAACAGTAACACTGCGCCCGGTCAAGCATCACGCCAGGAAATCTTTCAAGCTCCCTGTGTTTCTGGATCTCACCCAGCCAATCACAGCCAGACAAGTGCTGACGAGAACCcaagcatcagcatcccGTTCTCTCAGTCTGCACTCTTCGATAGCGATTCATTCGGCCTCGATCAACTCTTCGAGTCTGCCTCAATTCCTGCGCacttgccatcgacgctgtcCCACTCGCAACAGCAAGGCTTTGGACAGATGCCTTTTGTCGACCCAAACATGCAAAGCTTTGAGGAGATCGAACAGGACTTGGACCTCGACATGACCGACATCCAAGAGTTCCTTGGCGGCGACATTTTTGCTTCCTCCCTCCCCGGCTCTCAGCAATCGAACGGTTGTGTAGGCTCAGCTGATGCAAATGTACAGGGCAGTAACGGTGGAGCCAGCATAGGAGAGGGTATCCTTCATATGGATTTCGACCCCTACTCAAATTCTTTCTCGCTTGCCTGA
- a CDS encoding peptide alpha-N-acetyltransferase complex A subunit NAT1 (related to n-terminal acetyltransferase 1) gives MPPKRAALPTKERGLFQRLIQEYETKKYKLGLKTADTILKKFPDHGETVAMKGLLLGSIHRREEGIELAKKGVRLDLTSFICWHALGILHRQDKNYEEAIKCYTQALRIEGGGNINLLRESAFLQLQLRNYPPMVENRLTLLRMQPHLRMNWVGLAVAHHLAGSLDAAVRVLEGYENVMRDIPDRSYEYSEVLLYHASILEEQTKFQESLNIIEAGEKHIVDIRGKQEAQARCLAGLEKKDEAEALWRQLIQSNPENKRYFAGLLNLLGISQSSSDSKAVEVFKGLQADHPKSTAAKRLALIHATGDDFRAHATAYLKSALVKGVPSLFSDLKSLYQDATKQAAVEEIVEMLRLEWAPTSAPSADGTDPPTSYLWSLYYLAQHYSLTGDSQKALHYIDSAISHSSTLPELHMVRARILKRAGDLLGASSAMTDARLLDGQDRFLNSKAAKYLLRVNDTEEAERVVGLFTKPDAPSPTYDLNEMQALWYLVEEAESHLRECNYAMALKRLSQLDQTFQEFWDDQLDFHSYCMRKMTLRSYVQLVRFEDQLRTHPVYMRAATAAVHIYTLLHDNPSTPALIESAKADEDAALAGLSESEKKKVLKKQRQAEAKRLAKAEAEAAEKKKKLEEAAANGESVEDAGPKPDLDPKGLEIFKDAKDKPLKLAEKWVRFLQTHSSSKAATWTATFEVAVRDNNWLLATRAVSQLHKIEGTTAKVVEMLVRLKSKLPELSAAPKPIGSVIECALANIVAADKPIATLYAESLQSDTSSTPESVLYNAKTALLLDRRDEAIALLLNLPSTILDLKRPRAKNQALETALLARTLLAELSQESLPEYDQKASAVFPLANAFKSKDVLEAEKRHREEQRHKWAKADAVQEGEVTDSNGTVSHEPLM, from the coding sequence ATGCCGCCAAAGCGCGCGGCGCTCCCCACCAAGGAGCGAGGCCTCTTCCAGCGACTTATCCAAGAGTACGAAACCAAGAAGTACAAGCTCGGCCTGAAAACAGCTGACACCATCCTGAAGAAGTTTCCCGACCATGGCGAAACGGTAGCTATGAAGGGTCTCCTTCTCGGCTCTATCCACCGTCGCGAAGAGGGGATCGAACTCGCTAAAAAAGGTGTTCGTCTCGACCTCACTTCATTCATCTGCTGGCATGCGCTCGGCATCTTGCATCGTCAAGATAAGAACTACGAAGAGGCTATAAAGTGCTATACTCAAGCATTGCGCATCGAAGGCGGTGGGAACATCAACCTCCTCCGCGAGTCGGCGTTCTTGCAGCTACAGTTGAGGAACTACCCGCCGATGGTCGAGAACCGATTGACGTTGCTACGAATGCAGCCACATCTCAGGATGAACTGGGTCGGGCTGGCTGTGGCCCATCATCTGGCAGGGTCCTTGGACGCAGCAGTGCGCGTGCTAGAGGGATACGAGAATGTGATGCGCGACATTCCGGATAGAAGCTACGAGTACAGCGAGGTGCTTCTGTATCACGCCAGTATCTTGGAAGAGCAAACCAAGTTCCAGGAGTCGCTCAATATCATCGAAGCGGGCGAAAAACATATCGTTGATATTCGTGGCAAGCAGGAAGCACAGGCAAGGTGCCTCGCCGGGCTTGAAAAGAAggacgaagcagaagcgctgTGGAGACAGCTTATTCAGTCGAACCCCGAGAACAAGCGATACTTTGCCGGTCTGCTCAACTTGCTCGGAATCTCGCAGAGCTCGTCGGACAGCAAGGCGGTTGAAGTGTTCAAGGGCTTGCAAGCTGACCACCCCAAGTCGACCGCTGCCAAGCGTCTCGCTCTCATTCACGCTACTGGTGACGACTTTCGAGCTCACGCTACCGCGTACCTCAAGTCGGCGCTGGTCAAGGGTGTGCCATCGCTTTTCTCCGATCTCAAATCCCTTTACCAAGACGCCACAAAGCAAGCCGCGGTCGAAGAAATTGTCGAAATGCTTCGCCTCGAATGGGCCCCTACCTCTGCTCCTTCGGCCGACGGCACTGACCCACCTACCTCGTATCTCTGGTCGCTCTACTACCTCGCCCAGCACTACTCGCTTACAGGCGACTCGCAAAAGGCTCTGCACTACAtcgactcggccatctcgcaCTCATCCACCTTACCGGAGCTGCACATGGTTCGCGCACGGATCCTCAAGCGGGCTGGCGACCTACTCGGCGCGTCCTCGGCCATGACTGATGCGCGTCTGCTCGATGGTCAGGATCGATTCCTCAACTCCAAAGCCGCCAAATATCTGCTTCGCGTTAACGACACCGAAGAAGCAGAACGCGTCGTCGGACTGTTCACCAAGCCCGACGCTCCTTCGCCTACATACGACTTGAACGAGATGCAAGCGCTATGGTACCTTGTCGAAGAAGCCGAATCGCACCTGCGCGAGTGCAACTACGCAATGGCGCTCAAGAGGCTCAGTCAGCTGGATCAGACCTTCCAAGAGTTCTGGGACGACCAGTTGGATTTCCACTCGTACTGCATGCGCAAAATGACTCTTCGTTCGTACGTTCAGCTTGTTCGTTTTGAAGATCAGCTTCGCACCCACCCGGTCTACATGCGCGCAGCAACCGCAGCGGTCCACATCTACACTTTATTGCACGACAACCCTTCTACGCCAGCATTGATCGAATCGGCCAAAGCGGATGAAGACGCAGCGCTTGCCGGGTTGTCGGAAagcgaaaagaagaaggTGTTGAAGAAACAACGTCAAGCCGAAGCCAAGCGTCTTGCCAAAGCGGAAGCCGAGGCagccgagaagaagaagaagctcgaagaagcCGCGGCGAACGGTGAGTCGGTGGAAGATGCTGGACCGAAGCCTGATTTGGATCCAAAGGGCCTCGAGATTTTCAAGGATGCAAAGGACAAGCCGTTGAAGCTAGCGGAAAAGTGGGTGAGGTTCTTGCAAACTCATTCGAGCAGTAAAGCGGCGACGTGGACTGCGACATTTGAAGTGGCGGTGAGGGACAACAACTGGTTGCTGGCCACGAGGGCTGTATCCCAGCTTCACAAGATCGAGGGAACCACAGCCAAggtggtcgagatgcttgTGCGACTCAAGTCAAAGCTGCCTGAGCTGTCTGCTGCACCGAAACCGATTGGGTCGGTGATCGAGTGCGCACTGGCCAACATTGTTGCTGCCGACAAACCCATCGCTACACTCTACGCCGAATCCCTGCAGAGTGACACTTCATCGACGCCAGAAAGCGTACTATACAATGCCAAGACCGCTCTCCTACTCGATAGGCGCGACGAAGCCATCGCCCTGCTCCTCAACCTCCCCTCTAccatcctcgacctcaAACGGCCCCGCGCCAAAAACCAGGCGCTCGAAACTGCCCTCTTGGCACGCACTTTACTCGCAGAACTGTCACAGGAAAGCCTCCCCGAGTACGACCAGAAGGCATCGGCTGTCTTCCCGCTAGCCAACGCATTCAAGTCGAAAGACGTCCTGGAGGCCGAAAAGAGGCACAGGGAGGAGCAGAGACACAAGTGGGCAAAGGCCGACGCGGTGCAGGAAGGCGAGGTTACGGACTCTAACGGCACCGTCTCGCACGAGCCGCTCATGTAA